In Oligoflexus sp., a single genomic region encodes these proteins:
- a CDS encoding GNAT family N-acetyltransferase, with product MDYKLSSSIEDIGATTWKGLEAPDFPFFDYPFLKALEDSGSIGGSSGWDPIYLQAWDAQGLAGVLCGYVKSHSYGEYIFDWEWARFFQRFHRPYYPKLLHAAPFTPATGPRILVRPGADARQLRDRLIQFSLQLAVKGQLSSDHALFIPDEECLAFQEQGFTIRHSLQYHWRNQAYRDFQDYLDSFVGKRRRDIQRERQRVASHGLSIQLLTGADLKPEHGALMEQLYLTTAEKKDAIPYLSAGFFEQVFTAMPDRILFVLASRGEQPIAGALNFFKGRTLFGRYWGSLETYQDLHFELCYYQTIEFAIQRRLELFEAGAQGEHKIQRGFRPSLTRSAHRIMDPNLREPIERFIQEERQMIQAAIEELDRKSPFRDT from the coding sequence ATGGATTACAAACTCAGCTCGTCCATTGAAGATATCGGCGCCACCACCTGGAAGGGATTGGAGGCGCCTGACTTTCCTTTCTTTGATTACCCTTTTCTGAAGGCCTTGGAAGACAGCGGCAGCATCGGCGGAAGCTCGGGCTGGGATCCCATTTATCTGCAGGCCTGGGATGCGCAGGGTTTGGCGGGCGTACTCTGCGGTTACGTGAAGTCGCACAGCTATGGGGAATATATCTTCGATTGGGAGTGGGCGCGTTTTTTTCAACGCTTTCATCGGCCTTATTATCCGAAGCTTCTGCATGCCGCGCCTTTCACTCCCGCGACAGGGCCCCGGATTCTGGTGAGGCCAGGGGCCGATGCGCGGCAGCTGCGCGACCGGCTGATTCAGTTTTCCCTGCAGCTGGCGGTAAAGGGTCAGCTGTCATCGGATCATGCGCTCTTCATTCCTGACGAGGAATGCCTCGCGTTTCAGGAGCAGGGTTTCACCATTCGTCATTCCCTTCAGTATCACTGGCGGAATCAGGCTTACCGTGATTTCCAGGATTATCTCGACAGCTTTGTGGGGAAAAGACGGCGGGATATTCAAAGGGAACGCCAGCGGGTCGCGAGTCATGGGCTCAGCATTCAGCTGCTGACAGGTGCGGATCTGAAGCCTGAGCATGGTGCGTTGATGGAGCAGCTTTATCTGACCACGGCCGAGAAGAAGGATGCGATTCCCTATCTTTCGGCGGGTTTTTTTGAGCAGGTTTTCACAGCGATGCCCGATCGCATCCTCTTCGTCCTGGCCAGTCGCGGGGAGCAGCCGATCGCGGGGGCTTTGAATTTTTTCAAAGGCAGAACGCTCTTTGGTCGTTATTGGGGGAGCCTTGAGACCTATCAGGATCTTCACTTTGAGCTTTGCTATTACCAGACGATCGAGTTCGCGATTCAAAGACGCCTGGAACTCTTTGAGGCCGGCGCGCAGGGCGAGCATAAAATCCAGCGAGGCTTCCGCCCCAGCTTGACCCGCAGCGCGCACCGCATCATGGATCCCAATTTGCGCGAGCCGATTGAACGCTTTATCCAGGAAGAACGTCAGATGATTCAGGCTGCGATCGAGGAACTGGATCGGAAGAGTCCGTTTCGGGATACTTGA
- a CDS encoding GNAT family N-acyltransferase produces MKATLTQWQRHRIAQTLWQQHSGRIGFRWFHEQGLPAPYVLDEVRVEVTPQLTTDILQLRLRAAQADGRLLHTNNIEKCRDRFDGVALHIRLILRGQIVAAGRLLFLNGRRERSEICAVLTPLPDGMILGPGRVEISRVCTHPDFRRGHLLTLLLAECAWAAFQRGGRVLLGYCVHALAPIYVRFAGEVLPYSGFHPLYEGRESCVVRIDLEKVMRGESVPFLAWARFVAPHVREAPQPEAADWILRMKIQGVRLIQPCLNEVLKFTLPRSA; encoded by the coding sequence ATGAAAGCAACCCTTACGCAGTGGCAGAGACATCGGATCGCGCAGACGCTCTGGCAGCAACATTCGGGTCGTATTGGTTTCCGCTGGTTTCACGAACAGGGCCTGCCGGCGCCTTATGTTTTGGATGAAGTCAGGGTCGAGGTCACGCCGCAGCTGACGACTGATATTCTGCAGCTTAGGCTACGGGCCGCCCAGGCCGATGGCCGTCTTCTGCATACTAATAACATCGAGAAATGCCGTGATCGTTTTGATGGCGTTGCTCTGCATATTCGCCTGATCCTGCGCGGCCAGATCGTGGCGGCGGGTCGTCTTCTCTTTCTGAATGGCCGGCGCGAACGCTCGGAAATCTGCGCCGTGCTAACGCCACTGCCCGACGGGATGATCCTGGGTCCTGGCCGCGTGGAGATTTCGCGGGTTTGTACCCATCCTGATTTTCGTCGCGGTCATCTTTTGACCCTTCTTTTGGCCGAATGCGCCTGGGCCGCCTTTCAGCGCGGGGGCCGCGTGCTCCTGGGGTACTGCGTTCATGCCCTGGCTCCGATTTACGTCCGTTTTGCCGGCGAAGTTTTGCCCTATTCCGGTTTCCACCCACTCTATGAGGGACGCGAGTCCTGTGTCGTGCGCATCGATCTGGAGAAAGTCATGCGCGGCGAGAGCGTTCCCTTTCTTGCCTGGGCTCGATTTGTTGCGCCGCATGTGCGGGAGGCCCCGCAGCCCGAGGCGGCGGATTGGATTCTGCGCATGAAGATCCAGGGTGTCCGCCTGATTCAGCCCTGCTTGAATGAAGTTCTGAAGTTTACCCTGCCACGCAGCGCATGA
- a CDS encoding ABC transporter ATP-binding protein, protein MDTVEGPSVQTTSVNNPGLKRLLQLALPERGRLGLGLIFLILGSGMLLIYPQAVKVIIDEALGSGQRSAIDRAALMMLVVFCVQAVAGGIRYYLFTTAGEKIVARLREQVYKAIMEQDIAFFDTRRTGELMSRLSSDATVLQNAVSVNISLSMRNLGAAVGGLVLLVYTSPVLAFGLFACVPPIAIGTALFGRKIRKISRDVQDALAETGTIAEETISGVRTVRAFAKESTEVQRYAGAVQKSYGLARKRIRSISVITIIAGLLGYAAIAGVLWYGGRLVVDGEMTVGDLTSFILYAMTVAVSVGTLGSLWTDFMSASGAARRVFDILDRTPTIPLRGGDTLPRVEGLVAFERVHFSYPSRPDVVVLQDLDLVIRPGEVVALVGPSGSGKSTIASLICRFYDPTQGRVCLDARDIRELDGDWLRQQIGVVSQDPVLLSASIAANIRYGKAEATDAEVEAAARAAHAHEFIQGFPQGYETIVGERGIQLSGGQRQRVAIARAMLKDPRVLILDEATSALDAESEHLVQEALDVLMTSRTTVVIAHRLSTVRNADRVLVIQSGRIVQSGDHQQLMNDRDGMYFKLVNRQFVVN, encoded by the coding sequence ATGGACACAGTGGAAGGGCCCTCCGTGCAGACTACATCCGTCAATAATCCCGGACTCAAACGTCTTTTGCAGCTGGCCCTGCCGGAACGGGGGCGGCTTGGCCTCGGTTTGATTTTTTTGATCCTGGGCAGCGGGATGCTCTTGATCTATCCCCAGGCCGTGAAGGTGATCATTGACGAGGCCCTGGGGTCGGGACAGCGGTCGGCGATTGATCGAGCGGCCCTGATGATGCTGGTGGTTTTCTGTGTGCAGGCCGTGGCCGGAGGGATACGCTATTACCTTTTCACGACGGCCGGGGAAAAGATCGTCGCCCGATTGCGGGAGCAGGTTTACAAGGCGATCATGGAGCAGGATATCGCCTTCTTCGATACGCGACGCACGGGTGAACTGATGAGCCGGCTCTCGTCCGATGCCACGGTTTTACAGAACGCGGTGAGCGTGAACATTTCCCTTTCCATGCGCAATCTCGGGGCGGCGGTGGGGGGCCTTGTGCTTTTGGTTTATACCTCGCCCGTGCTGGCCTTTGGCCTGTTCGCCTGCGTGCCGCCGATTGCGATCGGGACGGCTTTGTTTGGGCGGAAAATACGCAAAATCTCGCGCGATGTGCAGGATGCCCTGGCGGAAACGGGGACGATTGCCGAAGAAACGATCTCGGGCGTCAGAACCGTGCGCGCCTTTGCCAAGGAAAGCACCGAAGTGCAGCGCTATGCGGGGGCTGTGCAAAAATCCTATGGGCTGGCGCGGAAGCGCATTCGCAGTATTTCGGTGATTACGATCATTGCCGGTCTTTTAGGTTACGCTGCGATTGCAGGCGTTCTGTGGTACGGCGGACGGCTGGTCGTTGATGGCGAGATGACCGTCGGGGACCTGACGAGCTTCATTCTCTATGCGATGACCGTTGCCGTTTCCGTCGGGACTCTGGGATCGCTTTGGACCGATTTCATGTCCGCCAGCGGAGCCGCGCGGCGGGTGTTTGATATACTCGATCGCACACCGACCATCCCCTTGCGAGGCGGGGACACTCTCCCGCGCGTGGAAGGGCTTGTGGCTTTCGAAAGGGTTCATTTCAGCTATCCCTCGCGGCCGGATGTGGTGGTGCTGCAGGATCTCGACCTTGTGATAAGGCCCGGTGAAGTCGTGGCTCTGGTGGGGCCATCCGGGAGCGGCAAGTCGACGATTGCGAGTTTAATCTGCCGTTTCTATGATCCCACCCAAGGCCGCGTGTGTTTGGATGCTCGTGATATTCGTGAGCTGGATGGCGATTGGCTGCGGCAGCAGATCGGTGTGGTGTCGCAGGATCCTGTGCTTCTGAGCGCCTCGATCGCCGCGAATATCCGCTACGGAAAAGCCGAAGCCACGGATGCCGAGGTGGAGGCAGCCGCACGCGCGGCGCATGCGCATGAGTTTATTCAAGGCTTTCCTCAGGGCTATGAAACCATAGTCGGGGAACGCGGGATTCAGCTGTCCGGCGGGCAAAGGCAAAGGGTGGCCATCGCAAGGGCCATGCTGAAAGACCCGCGGGTGCTGATTTTGGATGAAGCCACCAGCGCCCTGGATGCGGAAAGCGAGCACCTTGTCCAGGAGGCGCTCGATGTGCTGATGACATCCCGGACCACGGTGGTGATTGCGCACCGGCTTTCCACCGTGAGGAATGCGGATCGCGTGCTCGTCATTCAAAGCGGGCGCATCGTGCAGAGCGGTGATCACCAGCAGCTGATGAATGATCGTGACGGGATGTATTTTAAACTCGTGAATCGACAGTTTGTGGTGAATTGA
- a CDS encoding ceramidase domain-containing protein, with translation MMDLLSQVDEYCERTDFHLLAEPLNLFSNLFFWVAALLAIREIRRRAISRKGYLWGLVLLVFMVGLGSGLFHSLATRWAKICDVSFIGVYVVCFLWGWARHVIRISLRDSLKLMGLFAVVSAFFYLIFLKLPVNGSQGYFGVAFFLFLLGLQQKVQMSGARTLTWASLAFVASLIFRTWDEELCALWPYGTHFLWHSGNALVCYLTLRGISEEWEWQEGGHRGPESPR, from the coding sequence ATGATGGATTTGCTCAGCCAGGTGGATGAATACTGCGAACGCACGGACTTTCACCTTCTGGCCGAACCCTTGAATTTATTCAGTAACCTTTTCTTTTGGGTGGCGGCGCTCCTGGCGATTCGCGAGATCCGGCGGCGTGCGATTTCACGCAAAGGCTATCTCTGGGGCCTTGTGCTGCTTGTTTTCATGGTGGGACTTGGTTCGGGACTCTTTCATAGTCTGGCGACGCGCTGGGCCAAAATCTGCGATGTGAGCTTCATCGGTGTCTATGTCGTCTGCTTTCTGTGGGGCTGGGCCCGCCATGTCATCCGCATTTCGCTGCGCGACAGCCTCAAGCTGATGGGACTCTTCGCGGTGGTGTCGGCGTTTTTTTATCTCATCTTTCTGAAGCTGCCGGTGAATGGATCGCAGGGTTATTTCGGAGTGGCCTTTTTCCTGTTCCTTTTGGGTCTTCAGCAGAAGGTTCAGATGTCGGGAGCCCGAACACTGACCTGGGCTTCACTGGCCTTTGTGGCTTCGCTGATCTTTCGGACCTGGGATGAGGAACTCTGTGCACTCTGGCCGTATGGAACTCACTTTCTGTGGCATAGCGGCAACGCACTGGTCTGCTATCTGACGCTCAGGGGCATCAGCGAGGAATGGGAGTGGCAGGAGGGAGGCCACCGCGGGCCCGAGAGCCCGCGGTAA
- a CDS encoding tyrosine-protein phosphatase has product MMRSWICVLMLWLTAGAAWAEDGMTIGFNPTKYGLQNVRSVVLRGSFTSWMKSSWPLQKGPDGVWRVTRPRSDYDIPGNSGQPEYKFVVNDTQWIGAETEAPGYQFTGNFVVLFPGDDPASIAWRDQQASVVKDQYASDEQLSNFRELGGGDLAPGMLFRSYHPFIPSRSALKSEADRLQAVQKLMEHKGINAVINLADHTADVVGPEVPAYYARLVAEGKVLLHITSYEDSYFSPQSPAYAYALQQVFDFMATHPGPYLIHCRLGTDRTGVMSAILEATLGVPWKTIAADFDRSNELGIREYRHPKLLAYAFKQMLGAWPEEVPDLAGAMRAFLVQQGVAADKIAAVSAQLQRLDAASF; this is encoded by the coding sequence ATGATGCGTTCATGGATCTGTGTGCTGATGCTCTGGCTCACTGCAGGCGCAGCTTGGGCCGAAGATGGGATGACGATCGGTTTTAATCCGACTAAATACGGACTTCAGAACGTGCGCAGTGTCGTGCTGCGTGGATCTTTTACGTCATGGATGAAATCCTCCTGGCCTTTGCAAAAGGGACCGGATGGAGTATGGCGCGTCACGCGTCCTCGCAGTGATTATGATATACCCGGCAACAGCGGTCAGCCGGAATATAAGTTCGTTGTGAATGATACGCAGTGGATCGGGGCGGAAACGGAAGCTCCGGGCTATCAATTCACCGGCAACTTCGTGGTGCTCTTTCCCGGGGATGATCCCGCGTCGATTGCCTGGCGGGATCAGCAGGCGTCCGTGGTCAAAGATCAGTATGCGAGTGACGAGCAGCTCAGCAATTTTCGTGAGCTGGGCGGCGGAGACCTGGCGCCGGGCATGCTCTTTCGATCCTATCATCCCTTCATCCCGAGCCGTAGCGCTTTGAAATCGGAAGCGGATCGTTTGCAGGCCGTTCAGAAACTGATGGAACACAAAGGCATCAACGCCGTCATCAACCTTGCCGATCATACGGCCGATGTCGTCGGCCCAGAAGTGCCGGCTTACTATGCGCGTCTGGTGGCGGAGGGCAAAGTCCTTCTGCACATCACCAGCTATGAGGATTCCTATTTTTCACCCCAAAGTCCCGCCTATGCCTATGCCCTGCAGCAGGTCTTTGACTTCATGGCCACGCATCCCGGTCCTTATCTGATTCATTGCCGCCTCGGCACGGACCGCACCGGGGTCATGAGCGCGATACTGGAAGCGACACTGGGTGTGCCGTGGAAAACCATCGCCGCGGATTTCGATCGTTCCAATGAACTGGGAATCAGGGAATATCGGCATCCGAAGCTTTTAGCCTATGCGTTCAAGCAGATGCTCGGGGCGTGGCCCGAAGAGGTCCCGGACCTTGCCGGGGCCATGCGGGCCTTCCTTGTCCAACAGGGAGTCGCTGCGGATAAGATCGCGGCGGTGAGCGCTCAGCTTCAGCGGCTGGACGCGGCGAGCTTCTGA
- a CDS encoding response regulator — MPSQSEFDDKLRADYVQEARELLADAEICFVQLERDKGNKDLIDRIFRMIHTVKGSGSIVGFDSFTRFAHQFEGLLAQIRAGTLGVDDAIMNLMFEANDVLKDWLDALQVDYAVEWDTSATVSKLSVYSVGQPPKVRTAPAFGFFEDDPAALTPETSMVTVLLVDDEKDILDLYESYLEGMPIRTLRALDGREAVAILEKDVPDLMIFDLRMPNMNGMELLAHVRKKSPDIPVIFASGYSDRADIISMLNMGAFAFLGKPVTREQFLNEVRNGLRERSTRQDVLKLTQLNFLAFLTLAKITHSRDAVQKRENEAKMKSILDDIVLLQNSILEAKYDLLVD, encoded by the coding sequence ATGCCCAGTCAGAGCGAATTCGATGACAAGTTGCGTGCTGATTATGTTCAGGAAGCCAGGGAACTGCTTGCTGATGCCGAAATCTGTTTCGTGCAGCTCGAACGGGACAAGGGGAACAAGGATCTCATCGACCGCATTTTTCGGATGATACATACGGTCAAAGGCAGCGGTTCCATCGTGGGCTTTGATAGCTTCACGCGCTTTGCCCATCAATTCGAGGGACTCCTGGCCCAGATACGCGCCGGCACGCTCGGGGTCGATGACGCGATCATGAACCTCATGTTTGAAGCCAATGATGTCCTGAAGGACTGGCTGGACGCTCTGCAGGTTGATTATGCCGTGGAATGGGATACCAGCGCCACGGTCAGCAAACTCTCGGTTTATTCCGTAGGCCAGCCGCCGAAGGTCAGGACCGCTCCAGCCTTTGGTTTTTTTGAAGACGATCCTGCCGCGCTCACGCCCGAGACAAGCATGGTCACGGTGCTGCTCGTGGATGATGAAAAGGATATCCTCGATCTTTACGAAAGCTACCTGGAAGGCATGCCGATCCGCACGCTGCGGGCCCTTGATGGGCGCGAGGCGGTGGCGATCCTGGAAAAAGACGTCCCGGACCTCATGATCTTTGACCTGCGCATGCCGAATATGAACGGCATGGAGCTCCTGGCTCACGTCCGCAAAAAATCTCCGGATATTCCCGTGATTTTCGCGTCCGGTTATTCCGATCGGGCGGACATCATCAGCATGCTGAACATGGGTGCCTTTGCTTTTCTAGGCAAACCCGTGACGCGCGAACAGTTCTTGAATGAAGTGCGCAACGGACTGCGCGAACGGTCCACGCGGCAGGATGTTCTGAAGCTCACGCAACTGAATTTCCTGGCCTTTCTCACTCTGGCCAAGATCACTCACAGCCGCGACGCGGTCCAGAAGCGGGAGAACGAGGCGAAGATGAAGAGCATACTCGACGACATCGTCCTTCTTCAGAACAGCATTCTGGAAGCCAAATACGATCTGCTGGTGGACTGA
- a CDS encoding ATP-binding protein, producing MKKIVLTGGPGAGKTAVLELAKRQFSGQFAIIPESASVVFGGGFWRHHTLPGRRAAQRAIYHVQREFETMLDEEGLAQVALCDRGTVDGAAYWPDGFDGFFKELGTTRALEYARYAAVIHLRTPASEQGYNAQNPLRTESALEAQAIDQRIHELWSGHPRVTIINSTDDFLVKANRALAAIQKELMGLSGGK from the coding sequence GTGAAAAAGATCGTACTGACAGGTGGGCCGGGCGCGGGCAAGACGGCGGTCCTGGAGTTAGCGAAACGGCAATTTTCAGGGCAATTTGCCATTATTCCGGAGTCGGCCAGCGTGGTGTTCGGAGGCGGATTCTGGAGGCATCACACGCTTCCTGGACGCAGGGCCGCACAGCGTGCCATCTATCATGTCCAGCGGGAATTTGAAACCATGCTGGACGAGGAAGGTCTCGCGCAGGTCGCGCTCTGTGATCGCGGAACAGTGGACGGGGCTGCTTATTGGCCGGATGGTTTCGATGGCTTCTTTAAAGAACTCGGCACCACGCGCGCCCTGGAGTATGCGCGCTATGCCGCCGTCATTCATCTGCGCACACCGGCGAGCGAACAGGGCTATAACGCGCAAAATCCCTTGCGAACCGAAAGCGCGCTGGAAGCTCAGGCGATCGATCAAAGAATCCACGAGCTCTGGTCCGGGCATCCGCGTGTGACCATTATCAATAGCACGGACGATTTTTTGGTGAAGGCCAACCGGGCCCTGGCTGCGATTCAAAAGGAATTGATGGGACTTTCAGGCGGCAAATAA
- a CDS encoding SpoIIE family protein phosphatase produces MKETNHDLIATHEIIRVLETSLYFSRNIIDNQPDIIIITDQAGRIYRLNQHGMTFFNRSKTDILGRTIDELTEGRVTRRFSEILNKVPFENASFSNQDMSDEIKIYWQITRMIDSHIKIPLFLIKGTDTTELDHAYKKMEAINSEKQKIEDEIKKAKIIQETLLPDSTLPPAVKLESIFVPAAETSGDWFGYHYDEPDDIFNVYVGDVTGHGLSSALLTGVVYGAIYSTEQLFHDQEKLFASYTQSQRLMLLASAANSMILKADARLSMTMFFISVEIGTGKTCFLNAGHRLPFLYQAKQGQLSRIKGGGDILGFSPDPRFDVYEFNLQPGDTIVLYTDGLLENKDRNGQVIKEKVIRQMIVDMKGDIHQLKNGCLELMKQSWEGTEVEDDVAMIFISYKA; encoded by the coding sequence ATGAAAGAAACCAACCATGATCTCATTGCGACCCATGAAATCATAAGGGTTCTTGAAACGTCTTTATACTTTTCCCGCAACATCATCGACAATCAGCCCGACATCATCATCATCACCGACCAGGCTGGCCGCATCTACCGCCTGAATCAGCATGGGATGACGTTTTTCAATCGCTCCAAGACCGATATCCTCGGCCGCACCATCGACGAGCTGACGGAAGGCCGCGTGACGCGCAGATTCAGCGAGATCCTGAACAAGGTCCCCTTTGAGAACGCGAGCTTCTCGAATCAGGACATGAGCGATGAGATCAAGATCTACTGGCAGATCACCCGGATGATCGATAGCCACATCAAAATCCCCCTGTTCCTGATCAAAGGCACCGACACCACGGAGCTGGATCACGCCTATAAGAAGATGGAAGCGATCAATTCGGAAAAGCAGAAGATCGAAGACGAGATCAAGAAAGCCAAAATCATCCAGGAAACCCTTCTGCCCGACAGCACGCTGCCGCCGGCCGTCAAGCTCGAATCCATCTTCGTCCCGGCTGCGGAAACGAGCGGCGACTGGTTTGGCTATCACTATGACGAGCCAGACGACATTTTTAACGTCTACGTCGGGGATGTGACCGGCCATGGTCTTTCATCAGCCCTGCTCACGGGCGTCGTCTATGGCGCGATCTATTCCACGGAGCAGCTCTTCCATGATCAGGAAAAGCTCTTCGCGTCCTATACGCAATCGCAGCGTTTGATGCTCCTGGCCTCGGCGGCCAACAGCATGATCCTGAAAGCCGATGCGCGGCTTTCGATGACCATGTTTTTCATCTCGGTTGAAATCGGCACTGGCAAGACCTGCTTTCTGAATGCCGGTCACCGCCTGCCCTTCCTCTATCAGGCGAAGCAGGGTCAGCTGTCGCGCATCAAAGGCGGCGGGGATATCCTGGGCTTCAGCCCGGATCCGCGTTTCGATGTCTATGAATTCAACCTGCAGCCCGGCGATACGATCGTTCTTTATACCGACGGTCTTTTGGAAAACAAGGACAGAAACGGCCAGGTCATCAAGGAAAAAGTCATCAGGCAGATGATTGTTGATATGAAGGGTGATATCCATCAGCTGAAGAACGGCTGCCTGGAACTCATGAAGCAGAGCTGGGAAGGTACAGAAGTCGAGGATGATGTCGCGATGATTTTCATCTCCTATAAAGCCTGA
- a CDS encoding 1-acyl-sn-glycerol-3-phosphate acyltransferase, with amino-acid sequence MNALARFAGFLLRLMGWQVVGQLPAQKKFIVIVAPHTSNWDFFVGLALGLHWKAMKKTIWFGKHTIFVGPVGRLLKKLGGIPIDRSHPHRVVGQTIEAMKKRDELILALAPEGTRKWTDHWKSGFYLIALKSKLPVALAFIDYKNKRVGLGPLVQFTGQVEADWDLLRQFYKKEWARYPADFSEIRAKRH; translated from the coding sequence ATGAACGCATTGGCAAGGTTCGCAGGTTTTTTGCTCCGGCTCATGGGCTGGCAGGTCGTGGGTCAGCTGCCGGCGCAGAAAAAATTCATTGTCATTGTAGCTCCGCATACATCCAACTGGGACTTTTTCGTGGGACTGGCCCTCGGCCTTCACTGGAAGGCGATGAAGAAGACGATCTGGTTCGGCAAGCATACGATCTTTGTCGGTCCTGTGGGGCGCCTTCTGAAAAAACTGGGCGGCATTCCCATCGACCGTTCGCATCCGCATCGGGTGGTGGGGCAGACCATCGAGGCCATGAAAAAAAGGGACGAGCTGATCCTCGCCCTGGCGCCCGAGGGCACGCGCAAGTGGACCGATCACTGGAAGAGCGGTTTTTATCTGATCGCCCTGAAGAGCAAACTACCCGTGGCTTTGGCTTTCATTGATTATAAAAATAAGCGCGTGGGGCTCGGCCCTCTGGTGCAGTTCACAGGCCAGGTGGAAGCGGACTGGGATCTTCTGCGGCAGTTCTATAAAAAAGAGTGGGCGCGTTATCCCGCTGACTTCAGTGAAATACGCGCCAAGCGGCATTAA
- a CDS encoding M2 family metallopeptidase, whose translation MKHSISGLGLTLGLGLSSLLYAAGETPAASKPATVEEAKAFVAQVDKDLRRLLVTQSKADWAKQTNITAETEAAAAVANAEYLSYSTKAIQESARFLPILDKLDADTRRQIQLLRTSASLVAPTDKAKAEELARVTTTMDAEYGKGKVCDKQGKNCKDLGALEDVIASSKNNKELQEAWAGWHNTMGQKIRPLYERFVELGNEGARSIGFADMGDQWRSGYDMSPAEFEKEVDRLWTQVEPLYKDLHCYARQKLNTRYGNTLVPKKGGLPAHLVGNMWAQDWNYIYPDLQPYKGQPEVDVTPALQKQKYTPEKMVKLAESFFTSIGLKPLPKTFWERSMFVKPEGKDVVCHASAWDPEYNGDARIKMCIKINQEDLITVHHELGHNYYYLYYYDKPMLYQSGANDGFHEAIGDAIALSMTPDYLKKVGLLETTADNQKAIINSQMQRALDKVAFLPWGLLVDKWRWDVFSGKVAAKDWNKHWWDLRLKYQGVVPPAPRPADAFDPGAKYHVPGNTPYMRYFLADVLQFQFHRALCDAAGHKGPLNTCSIYGNKAAGEKLQKMLELGASKPWPEALAQITGTNKMDASAMIDYFAPLQSWLKEQNKGQSCGWEAAPVYAKSR comes from the coding sequence ATGAAACATTCCATCAGCGGTCTCGGACTGACTCTCGGCCTTGGCCTCAGCAGTCTGCTCTATGCGGCAGGGGAAACTCCCGCTGCGTCCAAACCGGCGACTGTGGAAGAAGCCAAAGCCTTTGTGGCTCAGGTCGATAAGGATCTGCGCCGCCTGCTCGTCACTCAATCGAAAGCCGATTGGGCCAAGCAAACCAATATTACCGCGGAAACTGAAGCCGCGGCGGCCGTGGCCAATGCGGAATATCTGAGCTATTCCACCAAAGCCATCCAGGAATCCGCCCGTTTTCTGCCGATCCTCGATAAGCTGGATGCCGATACCCGTCGCCAGATTCAACTGCTCCGCACCAGCGCCAGCCTCGTGGCGCCTACGGACAAGGCCAAGGCCGAAGAGCTGGCGCGCGTGACGACGACCATGGACGCCGAATACGGCAAGGGCAAGGTCTGTGATAAGCAGGGCAAGAACTGCAAGGACCTTGGCGCTCTGGAAGATGTGATCGCGTCGAGCAAAAATAACAAGGAACTGCAGGAAGCCTGGGCTGGCTGGCACAATACGATGGGCCAGAAGATTCGTCCGCTCTATGAACGCTTTGTCGAACTCGGCAACGAAGGTGCACGCAGCATCGGCTTTGCGGATATGGGTGACCAGTGGCGCTCGGGCTATGATATGTCGCCGGCGGAATTTGAAAAGGAAGTCGACCGTCTTTGGACTCAGGTCGAGCCCCTTTACAAGGATCTTCATTGCTATGCGCGGCAGAAGCTGAACACCCGCTACGGCAATACCCTGGTTCCGAAAAAAGGCGGCCTGCCCGCGCACCTCGTCGGCAATATGTGGGCCCAGGATTGGAACTACATTTATCCCGATCTGCAGCCTTACAAGGGCCAGCCCGAAGTGGACGTGACGCCGGCGCTGCAGAAGCAGAAGTATACGCCGGAAAAAATGGTGAAGCTGGCCGAATCCTTCTTCACCTCGATCGGTCTGAAGCCTTTGCCCAAGACTTTCTGGGAACGTTCGATGTTCGTGAAGCCGGAAGGCAAGGACGTCGTCTGTCACGCCAGTGCCTGGGATCCCGAGTATAACGGCGATGCGCGCATCAAGATGTGCATCAAGATCAATCAGGAGGATCTGATCACCGTTCATCACGAGCTGGGTCACAACTATTACTACCTTTATTACTACGACAAGCCCATGCTCTATCAATCGGGCGCCAACGATGGTTTCCACGAAGCCATCGGCGACGCGATCGCCTTGTCGATGACGCCTGATTACCTGAAAAAAGTGGGACTTCTGGAAACGACCGCTGACAATCAGAAAGCCATCATCAATTCACAGATGCAAAGAGCCTTGGATAAGGTCGCGTTCCTGCCCTGGGGTCTGCTCGTCGATAAATGGCGCTGGGATGTGTTCTCGGGCAAAGTCGCTGCGAAGGATTGGAACAAGCACTGGTGGGATCTGCGCCTGAAATATCAGGGCGTCGTGCCTCCGGCTCCGCGTCCTGCCGATGCCTTCGATCCCGGCGCGAAGTATCATGTTCCCGGCAACACGCCCTACATGCGTTACTTCCTGGCTGATGTTCTGCAGTTCCAATTCCACCGCGCGCTCTGCGATGCGGCTGGGCATAAAGGTCCTCTGAACACCTGCTCGATTTATGGCAACAAGGCTGCCGGTGAAAAACTGCAGAAGATGCTGGAACTCGGCGCATCCAAGCCCTGGCCGGAAGCCCTGGCTCAGATCACGGGCACGAACAAGATGGATGCATCGGCGATGATCGACTACTTTGCTCCGCTGCAAAGCTGGCTGAAAGAGCAGAACAAAGGTCAGAGCTGCGGCTGGGAAGCGGCTCCGGTTTACGCGAAGTCGCGCTAG